The DNA region ggatgggcgggaggtgtccGGCTCCACGCCTCCCACCGTTGATCAGGCAGGGGTACCTATTTTTggaaattttccaaatcggcatctttttttaatttaatttttaacccttttttaaaaaatattcgCTGGGGGAGGGGTCGAACCCAATAGCTGGGCCCACATTCAGGGGCGTGCTATTCGACCGGGCCGCGTGGGCTATTCGGTTTACTGGAGTGCCAGGAAGCCGTTCTGACTTCTGACCAGCAAGCAGGAATCAACGAGCGACTCGTGCTCAAAGTCACTCGCCGCCCGTGGTTATACTTGAATCCACTACGTTCTCTTGTAGTCTTGTTGAAGTATAGTTGTAATATCTAACAAGTATACATGAAATTATGTttcaaaattaaatattttgaaAACTATTGATCGTGGAAGTCCTAGAAGTCCACCCGCCTAGTTCTGTCTCTCACAAGTCACAATCATCATTCTTTCATCTTCTTGTCCCCAGAGGGCGAAGGTAGGTTCAATTTAGAAGTACCCATGCAACCAtaaaattttgcaaaaataatGATTAGATCTATTTTTTCATCATATATGCACCTTCACAGTTTAACTCCATGCATCAAGGTAAATGCACCCCTTTCAATTTGTTCTAGCTTCGCCACTGCATGTTCCTACCAtgtaataaaaatattttagGATAGATGGAGAAATAATCCCATCCAAAGAAAACCGATAACAACCATGAATAAATGTTCCAAACATAGAATAAAATTAGAAGTAAGAATGAAAATAATTATTAAAGCAAAATTGTTTGAGGTAGTGGTATGTACCAAAGATTGAAAAGATTACATATATCTGAATTATATGATTGAGCTACAGGAGGCAAAAATatggaaaaataaaaaatagttTAAGCTGTGAAAATGCAAACAGAATGAACGCTTCTCCACAACAGGGTTTAAGCTGTGAAGGTTATAGTGATGTAATTCCAGGACCGCAAAGTCAAATCCCCAAATAATAGAAGAACTAGACAAATATTGTGAAACTAAGGTAGTATGACTTTGAATTTCTGAATATCTACGAAAGATAGGAAAGCTTCTATATCTGAATCATATGAGATTGAGTACGAGGCATTAAATATGAAAAACCAAAGCAATCTTTACCTGTTTCTAAGAGCGGTCTGCGGTATTTTTAACTTGAGATTGAGTACGAGGCATTAAATATGAAAAACCAAAGCAATCTTTACATGTTTCTAAGAGTGGTCTGCGGTATTTTTAACTTTGGTATGCTATTAGTCACAGACAGGTGGGCCCGAACGTTCTGCGCTCACACACGCGGACCGCGTAGCTTCGGTCCGTTCCGCGCGGCTTCCCCCTCCTCCCGTTCCTCGCGCGGCttcccctccgcccgccgctcgcgcctCCGCTGCATCCGAGCGCCACCACTCACGCCCCGCTCGGGCCGTGCCATGGCCGATTTGGTAGCGAGGCAGATGGGAGGGCAGGAAAGCCGTCGTGACAGCAATTACCTCGGAGGTGTTGGAGCCGAACTGGAGGAGGCCGGGCTGCCCGTCGGCAGACTTGTTCTTGAGCTCCTCGATCTTGCAATGCTCCGCCTCGCGCTGCTTCTCCAGCCGCCGGATCTTCACCGTGTCCTGCACCGTCCCAACGTACCCATCACCGAACCCCAACATCCTCCTCACCTCCCGTGAGGGAGTGTTACGCCCTTCGACCTTCTCCTAGGTCAGCGGATAGTTGCGGGGTTCGGCTGGCCGGAGGGAGGAGGCGGGCCACCAGAgcacggaggggggggggggggggggggtggaagGAACAGGCATTTGGCGTCAGGAGCGAATCGCGGCTGCGGCATTGGCGAGCCGACGGAGTGCATAGGTAGGTTGTGGGCCTAACTGACTTACACCTGACCCCTAATTGAGTTGGGCCGGGTCATATCGAGGCCCACGACAGTCCAACAGTCTGCTTACCTCGTCCTCAAACTAGCAGACtcatttctcttttttttcctcgTAAAAAAGCACTCATTTTGTCCCGCTGCAGTCGACAGAGGAGGAAAAAGGTTATTTTGTCGCCGCCGTCTCCGACGGCGGTCTCTTCCGCCTCCGATGGCCTATGGGGCGTCATGAGGTGACGGAGACCGCTGCTCTCTCGCCGACGGGTGGGGTAGGTAGTAGTTTAGGTCCTAGGGTCTCTAGGGTTAAGGTTCCCGCCGACGGCGGTGTCATGGCGGAAAACGTCCTCTCGGACTCTTCCTCGCCTTGTTGGTGTCCACTccagcgccggcggcgagcccgtGGAGGTTGGTCTTCCTGTGTGGGAGCTTTGTTCAGGAGTCCACCGCTGGAGATTCATCGGCCCGACAGGGAGGTGAGTTCGCCGGCCTTTTGTTTGGTGGGCAGAGAGGCAGCTCGGGATCTCGTGGTGGTCTGGAGGGTGGAGCCAGTTCAGTCATCCCCCCGGTGGCTCCGGTCATCATCGGTGGACCTGCCTCcagggtcgccggagctcgagGCGTGTCTCTGGCCAATGCACCTACAGCGATGGCTTTACCTCGTCGACGACGGGGTCTACTGCGGCTTGTTTCAAAGCTTTCAAGCGACGGAGCTCTGGTTGATCTGGGTTTCGAGGGAATTGATCCGGACGACCGCCGGCGATGGCAGACGGGTGTGGATTCCGGCGAGCAAAGGCTCCAGGGACCCGTTTGTAGTTTTCCTTTCTTCTAAGGGCGTTTGTGTAATTTGTCTGGTGGTGCTGTTGCCCTCTGTACCTTCCAGTATGTACCTGTATGCGTACTCGTCTCTGTACCGTATCTTTATGGTTAATACAGGTACTTTGTAAAAAAAACACTCATTTCATTCAGAAGGTTACCTCTTTTCACAGGTGTCTTTGACAAAGCTTACAGTGATCGACGTTCCAACCAAAAACGGAAAACATCTACGGATGTGCTCCATATTGATATTTTTTTCCCTTTCTACGATTATTGGACACCAGAGTCATACACCCATGGCTACGGACAGGGCTCCTCTTCAGTAGTGCGTGGTTACTGACGTGTGGCCCCAGCCCCGTACgttaggctatctccaaccgtcgttctctatatccttcatttacagaattctctcctctatatctcatttatCTCCAATAacattctctaaatctcgttctctatacattaaaccctatactAGAAACgtattccaaatttttgtaagtacgtatttatcatacctcaaatgctatggacatattttatttttatttaattcagtgtttaaaacgtaaagaaaaaatagagaagaggagagagaatctctatatatagaggaaacctgtagcgttctctattttagagaaccatttagagaacgctgctggagcaatagagaacggaatgTTCTCTATATATAGGATAGAGAACGGTTTAGAGGGCACCGTTGGAGACAGACTTGGTATCCCAACTGCACTATGAAGTACTGCACCCACAACGAGAGACGCACATGGTCCAAGTACTGTTGTTGCAGGGTGTAGGGTGCGTGGGTGGGGGGTGGGGACACTTGAGCAAAATGCAAAGATATGCATTATTCTCCGGATATAGAAATCTCTACCTCTTTaactttatttttatttttatttttatcttTATATTTCTAAAGAGCGAACCGTTTCTAAGGTATATTGACTTTTGGTCCATCATCTACCAATGACATGCGAGTCCTTTAGTACGTCATGCCGTATCCTCAACGGCCTAAACCCCTGGTAGAGTCCCACATGCGTACGCGTCCGGCATCTCCTTTACCGGCACTTCTATAGGCTGTTGTTGTGCGACGTGCCTCTCGCTATGAAGACACCATCAGTTCCTCCGCAGCCTGTTTCGCTACGAAGACACCATCAGTTCCTCCGCAGCCTATTTCGCCGACTCCTCGAAGGCTGGCTTGAGGTTTACCACGTCCACGTATCGACAAAGAATTAACATGCAAAATTTGGCTTGAGGCAGGGGGTCACTACACCAAAGCAGCTTAATTTCATCGGCCAAAGacctagccgacgaaaatatgcaATTTATTTCGTTGGCCAAAacaggccgacgaaattacaaattattttcgtcggcccaccctggccgacgaaaaacggatcctattttcgtcggctaacgcctggccgacgaaacaagcagactattttcgtcggccagccccaagccgacgaaaataggtgTACCCGAAGAGCCCGTTAGCGCGGATCTCGTTCTACCCCCACACGCACAGTACCTCCCTCGCGCCCGAGAcctcgcccccgccgccaccgcccccgggcccgccaccaccgcccccgccgccgccccacgcggctcggccccgcggcccccgccgccgacgccgccccccgcgccccgcccaCCGCCTGCCCTGCGCCGTGCGCCGTGCGCCCCTGCCCGTGCGCGCCTGCCCACGCGTGCCCCTGCAGGCGCGTGCCCCCTGCCCGTgcgcccctgcccgcgcgcgcccctgccccgcgcgccccgcgcgcccgtgcgcccctgcccgcgcgcgcccccgcgGCCACCGCCGTGCACCACGGCCCGCCACCGTCCCCGAGGCCCCACGCCGTGCTCCCGCGGCCCGCTACCGCCCCCGCAGgcaaccgccaccgcccccgcggCCCACTGCCGCCCACAGGTATGCTTGCCCGTTCTCTTTGCTACTAGTTTTGAACTGACCGAATAACTATTAAACTTAGTGATGCATTGTTGTCCACTACTCTAGGCCATAAGCTGTAATACTCTTAAAATATTTGTGTTACTTTTTCTAGATAATTATTTTTTGCTTAGTATCATTAATGAAGTAACATTTCTCACTTTCGTtatgaagtagctagtttgagaaaatgagagacGAACGgagttggatgtatgatggttggacAAGTAACGGAATGCCTATGTgagagtggatggtcaacacacaagcttttgttgatcatgtattttccttttctcctggcggtggtttggcaaagtatccatgtaacaagtgtcagaattattctcgtcaagtcaagattgatatggagcgtcACCTATGCAATTGGGGTTTCATGCCGAACTATGAGAGGTGGTATGAGCATGGGGAGTCACAGGAGCAGGAGCCATACAACCTAGTTGATAGCTTTGAGGAAAACGAAGATAGAatggatgcaatgatggatgattttgtccaacaggttgAGAATGCTGCTGAGGTACCGGAATATTTTGGTCTGCTTGCGTCATCAAAAGAACTATTACATGGGGCCACTACTTTATCACAGCTTGCTGCTGTGACACGGTTAATGGCTATAAAATCCAAGTATAACTTTTCAGTAAGTTGTTATaatgatcttgttgacttaatttcggacatgcttccgaaacctcacaagttctcaaaagacttttactactcaaagaagcTGTTAGGTGGTTTAGGGATGCCGTATCAAAAAATCCATGTGTGTGAGAATAATTGTATGTTATTTTCGAAGAACAATGAAAATCTCAAGTACTGTTCGTTTTGTAAGAAGTGCAGATACAAGAAAGTGGTGAAAAAAGATGGAAGTGTGCAGATAACAAGTGTGCCTGTTAAGGTGTTACGGTAACTACCATTGAAACCAAGGCTTCAACGGTTGTACCTGTTTCAGAAGActgcaaaacatatgagatggcaTAAAGAGGGAATTCGTAATAATACAGGATGCATGAGCCATCCATCTGATGGTACAGCTTGGAAGGCCCTCGACCATTATGATCCAAGTTTTGCAAGTGACCCTCGGAATGTGCGTGTTGGGTTGGCCACTGATGGCTTCACTCCCTTTAACTCAAATGCTGCCCCCTACTCATGTTGGCCACTGATGGCTTCACTCCCTTTCACTCCCTATAAAATTAATTTTTCTTTCTAAGAGAGGTATCGTttgccggagggggaggagcagtgCCTACAAGATAGGGCTCGTTCTGTGTTTGAGAAGGCAGCGACGAAAGTGAGAAACATGATGTCCAATGCTCGTATGTAGTGCGTTTG from Panicum hallii strain FIL2 chromosome 9, PHallii_v3.1, whole genome shotgun sequence includes:
- the LOC112878128 gene encoding protein XAP5 CIRCADIAN TIMEKEEPER-like, which encodes MLGFGDGYVGTVQDTVKIRRLEKQREAEHCKIEELKNKSADGQPGLLQFGSNTSEEHAVAKLEQIERGAFTLMHGVKL